A window of the Desulfobacula toluolica Tol2 genome harbors these coding sequences:
- the clpP gene encoding ATP-dependent Clp endopeptidase proteolytic subunit ClpP, with amino-acid sequence MPLIPMVVEQSNRGERAYDIYSRLLKDRIIFIGSAIDDEIANLIVAQFLFLESEDPEKDISFYINSPGGVVTAGMAIYDTMQYIKPDVATVCIGQAASMGALLLTAGTKGKRFALPNSRIMIHQPLGGTQGQATDIKIQANEILRMKDILNEILSTHTGQDIEKVSADTERDFFMSATEAMKYGIVDKVVTDRSELEEDTDNDASKE; translated from the coding sequence TTGCCTCTAATTCCAATGGTTGTTGAGCAAAGCAACAGGGGGGAGCGTGCATATGATATCTATTCACGCCTTTTAAAGGATCGAATCATTTTTATCGGATCTGCTATTGATGATGAGATTGCCAATCTTATTGTTGCCCAGTTCTTGTTTCTGGAATCAGAAGATCCTGAAAAGGACATCAGTTTTTATATTAATTCACCAGGTGGTGTTGTAACGGCAGGGATGGCCATCTATGATACAATGCAGTATATAAAACCGGATGTGGCTACCGTATGTATCGGACAGGCCGCCAGTATGGGGGCGCTTTTACTGACGGCAGGTACAAAAGGGAAAAGATTTGCCCTGCCCAATTCCAGAATAATGATTCATCAGCCACTTGGCGGAACACAGGGACAAGCCACTGATATTAAAATTCAGGCCAATGAGATTTTAAGGATGAAAGATATTTTAAATGAGATTTTATCCACTCATACAGGTCAGGATATTGAAAAAGTATCTGCAGATACGGAAAGAGATTTTTTCATGTCAGCAACAGAAGCCATGAAATATGGTATTGTGGACAAGGTGGTTACTGACAGAAGCGAGTTGGAAGAAGACACAGATAACGACGCTTCAAAGGAGTAA